One part of the Bacillus sp. FJAT-27916 genome encodes these proteins:
- a CDS encoding SWIM zinc finger family protein: MKLTAFEEYVPRKILDRGKRYFEENHILGMVEVSPQHFVAEIMGSNHYTIQINLNGEGEIVHSACDCPYDWGDYCKHQVAAFYALREKIGTLSAPEKNKKVKNTKKKEDIETILSRLSKAELLSLAVQLVKGNPEIAKRIEYMYATTEDEVASSKELINSYIRQYKRSGFIAWRDVDHALEGANIVLEKARQKAVEGHAEEAVLLCIAILSVVVRMLQYSDDSGGSVGSVINESIKITQEAVRQNIESMDAKQKNHLYTVVMKEAMHKRYDGWGEWSNDLLRVCIPFCADAGIRKKFEKQLNTRLNGLDMTSWSAKYELERIKLIQLELWEYHDGEEKALKFIYENIAYSPFREKAILHLLENEKYTEVVSLCKEGISLNKDYAGLVLQWKKYLLQAYKGLGDIPKQRELMLDFIYRNYFQYYLELKELYTKEEWPTVQQDILHTLEKKTYPISIYVEILKEEKLNDKLLAYCRRYPSAIQELYPYLLEDYAADVNKIFKTFIEAEAAEANERKKYKKVCKIIKDYKKIGGNRNTALFIEELKQTFKNRPAFLDELGKIG, encoded by the coding sequence GTGAAATTGACTGCTTTTGAGGAGTATGTGCCAAGGAAAATATTGGATCGAGGAAAACGATATTTTGAGGAGAATCACATATTAGGGATGGTTGAAGTTAGTCCACAGCATTTTGTGGCAGAAATCATGGGTTCTAATCATTATACAATTCAAATCAATTTAAATGGAGAGGGAGAAATTGTCCATTCAGCTTGTGATTGTCCGTATGATTGGGGCGATTATTGCAAGCATCAGGTAGCGGCCTTTTATGCACTTCGAGAAAAAATCGGCACGCTATCTGCTCCGGAAAAGAATAAGAAGGTGAAGAACACAAAGAAAAAAGAGGATATTGAAACTATTCTTTCAAGGCTTTCAAAAGCTGAGCTATTGAGTCTGGCAGTACAGCTAGTAAAGGGAAATCCTGAGATTGCAAAAAGAATAGAGTACATGTATGCAACGACTGAGGATGAGGTTGCTTCAAGTAAGGAGTTGATAAATAGCTATATTCGGCAGTATAAACGGAGCGGCTTCATTGCTTGGAGGGATGTAGACCATGCATTAGAAGGGGCAAATATTGTACTAGAAAAAGCACGGCAAAAGGCTGTAGAGGGTCATGCGGAAGAGGCGGTATTGTTATGTATTGCAATCCTTTCGGTGGTGGTTAGAATGCTACAATACAGTGATGACTCAGGCGGAAGTGTTGGCTCTGTCATAAATGAGAGTATTAAAATTACTCAGGAAGCAGTTCGTCAGAATATAGAATCTATGGATGCTAAGCAGAAAAATCATTTATATACAGTGGTGATGAAGGAAGCCATGCATAAACGCTACGATGGGTGGGGTGAGTGGAGTAATGATCTACTGCGAGTATGCATTCCTTTTTGTGCTGATGCAGGGATTAGAAAAAAGTTCGAGAAGCAGTTGAATACTCGCTTGAATGGACTGGATATGACTAGTTGGAGTGCTAAATATGAGCTTGAACGAATTAAACTCATCCAATTAGAATTATGGGAATATCATGACGGTGAAGAGAAAGCCCTCAAATTCATTTATGAAAACATCGCCTATAGTCCTTTTAGAGAAAAGGCGATTCTTCACCTGTTAGAGAACGAGAAATACACGGAAGTAGTTTCACTATGTAAAGAGGGAATCTCTCTTAACAAAGACTATGCGGGTCTTGTTTTGCAATGGAAGAAATATTTATTGCAGGCTTATAAAGGGCTTGGAGATATTCCTAAGCAGCGAGAATTGATGCTTGATTTCATTTATAGGAATTATTTTCAGTATTATTTGGAACTGAAAGAGTTATATACAAAAGAGGAGTGGCCAACTGTTCAACAGGATATTCTTCATACACTCGAGAAAAAAACATACCCAATATCTATCTATGTAGAGATTCTGAAAGAAGAAAAGCTGAATGATAAGTTGTTAGCCTATTGTCGTCGCTATCCATCTGCCATTCAAGAATTGTATCCATACTTGCTTGAAGATTACGCTGCTGATGTAAATAAAATCTTTAAGACATTCATAGAAGCGGAAGCGGCTGAAGCCAATGAACGTAAGAAGTATAAAAAAGTCTGCAAGATCATTAAAGATTATAAGAAAATAGGCGGTAATAGAAATACAGCCCTCTTTATTGAAGAGTTAAAACAGACTTTTAAGAATAGGCCAGCTTTTCTTGATGAGCTTGGGAAAATAGGGTGA
- a CDS encoding nucleotide pyrophosphohydrolase translates to MEKVMKKVLEFRDERGWGQYHNEKDLAISISLEANELLENFQWKDSEEAARESRQNIKEEMADVFIYLLQLADKLDIDLEEEALRKLKKNALKYPAPQNHNDAGL, encoded by the coding sequence ATGGAGAAAGTCATGAAAAAGGTGCTGGAATTCAGGGATGAGCGAGGCTGGGGCCAATACCATAATGAGAAGGATTTAGCGATATCGATTTCTTTAGAGGCGAATGAACTGCTAGAGAATTTCCAGTGGAAGGACAGTGAAGAGGCTGCACGTGAATCTAGACAGAATATTAAAGAAGAGATGGCTGATGTGTTTATTTATCTTCTGCAGTTAGCCGATAAATTGGATATCGATTTGGAGGAGGAAGCGCTTCGCAAGCTTAAGAAGAATGCGCTTAAGTATCCGGCTCCGCAAAACCATAATGATGCAGGTTTATAA
- a CDS encoding DMT family transporter — translation MNKDWIQVFIAAVFEVLWVIGLKHADSLLDWGGTVAAIIISFSGLIMASRKLPVGTVYAVFVGLGTAGTMLSEVLFFGEPLKLEKVILVLILLAGVIGLKLVTDDEPKKGEAS, via the coding sequence ATGAACAAGGATTGGATTCAAGTATTCATTGCCGCTGTCTTTGAGGTACTTTGGGTGATTGGCCTGAAGCACGCAGACAGCCTGTTGGACTGGGGAGGAACGGTCGCAGCCATTATCATCAGCTTTTCGGGGCTCATCATGGCCAGCCGTAAGCTTCCGGTCGGAACCGTTTATGCTGTCTTCGTCGGGCTTGGTACAGCAGGTACCATGCTGTCTGAGGTTCTCTTCTTTGGAGAGCCGCTTAAATTAGAAAAAGTGATTCTCGTGCTCATCTTATTGGCCGGCGTAATCGGATTGAAGCTTGTCACAGATGATGAGCCTAAGAAAGGAGAGGCTTCCTAA
- a CDS encoding MFS transporter, which yields MAALPLLALPFIIRIVPESIHSLMKQEDSQVLRTVLKKVDPTLPDNVAFIVVEEGAGHQSSVRDLFKNKLGLSTAMFWLSCFCTFILMYSLNTWLPTLMMNAGYDLKSSLMFIVVLQLGSIVGTMIFGNLIQLLGFKRVLIPLYFVGAVSLTLIGFSENIYVAYGLIALIGAASVGLQNMSNAYVAQYYSVEVRAAALGSTMAFGRIGSIVAPTYVGILLTFGFSPQFNFFAIGIAAIFGAIAMSLIRESQADYAEDTQSSMKEAAI from the coding sequence GTGGCAGCTTTACCGCTCCTGGCACTGCCCTTCATAATCCGGATTGTCCCGGAGTCCATTCATTCACTTATGAAACAAGAGGATTCACAAGTCCTTCGCACAGTCTTAAAGAAGGTTGATCCAACGCTTCCTGATAATGTTGCTTTTATTGTAGTAGAAGAAGGAGCTGGTCACCAATCCTCTGTTCGCGATCTCTTCAAAAACAAACTTGGCTTAAGTACGGCGATGTTTTGGTTATCCTGCTTCTGTACATTCATCCTCATGTATTCCTTGAACACATGGCTTCCAACATTAATGATGAATGCCGGCTATGATTTGAAGTCCAGTCTGATGTTTATCGTTGTTCTGCAGCTTGGGTCCATTGTTGGCACGATGATATTTGGAAATCTGATTCAATTGCTTGGCTTCAAACGGGTTCTTATCCCGCTGTACTTTGTCGGGGCAGTATCATTGACGCTGATTGGATTCTCGGAAAATATTTATGTTGCCTACGGGCTGATTGCGCTCATTGGTGCAGCTTCTGTCGGTTTGCAAAATATGTCCAATGCGTATGTGGCTCAATATTATTCGGTTGAGGTGCGAGCGGCGGCCCTGGGCAGTACAATGGCATTCGGGAGAATCGGATCGATTGTAGCCCCGACATATGTAGGGATTCTACTGACCTTTGGTTTCTCACCACAGTTTAATTTCTTCGCTATCGGGATAGCAGCAATCTTTGGCGCGATTGCCATGAGCCTGATACGTGAAAGCCAGGCTGATTATGCTGAAGATACACAATCTTCGATGAAAGAGGCGGCCATTTAA
- a CDS encoding ISL3 family transposase, whose protein sequence is MNFIITLPGLEGVRVTKSEVKDNGVFEITVEMPMAPHTCPRCGEETQKVHDYRIQSVRHLKMAERPTVLQYRKRRYVCPCGKRFAEQNPFVDRYQRFSKEWNQQVQIRTVKAKTFTEIAAQYHTSVSTIIRRFDAIVPDSMKGSAALPEVIAIDEFKGNTGKEKFQLIIADAQTREPIDILPNRRKDTIKDYLRKHGAKVRVVVMDMSLAFKRAVQEALGRPIIVADSFHFVRYMNWALDRVRVREQARWHEYDRKKCKKARYIFHKAAHKLTEKDQWLLQRYFSFSPELQKAYELKEAFYTWFYKAKENGGKGILETQKELRQFYQKVEGSGIPELSKTVQTYRNWEREILNRFEFNYSNGFVEGLNNLTKVMKRNGFGYRNFTRFRARILLHHQYKNIGHSLG, encoded by the coding sequence TTGAATTTTATCATAACATTGCCGGGTTTAGAAGGTGTAAGGGTGACAAAGTCCGAGGTGAAGGATAATGGTGTTTTTGAAATAACCGTTGAGATGCCCATGGCACCGCATACCTGTCCAAGATGTGGCGAGGAAACGCAGAAAGTCCATGATTATCGGATTCAGTCCGTTCGGCATCTTAAAATGGCGGAACGACCAACGGTTTTGCAATACCGCAAACGGCGGTATGTTTGTCCTTGTGGAAAGAGGTTTGCCGAACAGAACCCGTTTGTCGATCGGTATCAACGCTTCTCAAAAGAATGGAACCAACAAGTCCAGATACGTACAGTCAAAGCCAAGACATTCACCGAAATCGCCGCTCAATATCATACATCCGTCAGTACCATCATCCGCCGGTTTGATGCCATTGTCCCGGACTCCATGAAGGGGTCGGCTGCCTTGCCAGAAGTGATCGCCATTGATGAATTCAAGGGGAACACCGGGAAGGAAAAGTTTCAGCTTATCATTGCGGATGCCCAAACACGAGAGCCCATCGATATTCTTCCGAATCGCCGGAAGGATACGATCAAGGATTACCTGCGTAAACACGGAGCGAAGGTCCGAGTGGTTGTCATGGATATGAGTTTAGCCTTTAAGAGAGCAGTTCAAGAGGCGTTGGGGCGGCCCATCATTGTGGCGGATAGCTTCCACTTTGTCCGATATATGAATTGGGCGCTGGATCGGGTGCGAGTGAGAGAACAGGCCAGGTGGCATGAATATGACCGGAAGAAATGCAAGAAAGCCCGCTATATCTTTCATAAAGCCGCCCATAAATTAACGGAGAAAGACCAGTGGCTTCTTCAGCGATACTTCAGCTTTTCCCCTGAACTCCAGAAAGCATATGAGCTCAAGGAGGCCTTTTATACTTGGTTTTATAAGGCAAAAGAAAATGGAGGAAAAGGGATTCTGGAGACACAGAAAGAACTTCGTCAGTTCTATCAGAAGGTAGAAGGGAGTGGCATTCCTGAATTGAGCAAGACAGTCCAAACGTATCGAAACTGGGAAAGAGAAATCTTAAATCGCTTCGAGTTCAATTACTCGAATGGGTTTGTGGAAGGCTTAAACAACTTAACAAAGGTGATGAAACGGAATGGATTTGGCTATCGGAATTTCACCCGATTCCGCGCGAGGATCCTCCTCCACCATCAATATAAAAACATCGGTCATTCATTAGGATAA
- a CDS encoding DUF1003 domain-containing protein, whose product MSKTTKTKEDLILQILDSDPLKNDVDLMEELIDEPIAFDVDKAHGENLSFGARMADKITELAGSWGFIILFSIFLIFWMILNYYLADRAPDPYPFILLNLMLSCLAALQAPIIMMSQNRQSQKDSLRSQYDYHTDLKSELILEKLHDQMLEIEKNQKEIIEQLNKLKKQERL is encoded by the coding sequence ATGAGTAAAACGACAAAGACAAAAGAAGATTTAATCTTACAGATACTTGATTCAGATCCTTTAAAGAACGATGTGGACTTGATGGAAGAATTAATTGATGAGCCTATTGCCTTTGATGTGGACAAGGCACACGGAGAAAATTTGAGCTTTGGGGCTCGGATGGCGGATAAGATTACCGAGCTTGCTGGTTCTTGGGGATTTATTATCCTTTTTTCGATTTTCCTTATCTTTTGGATGATCTTGAATTACTATTTAGCGGACAGAGCTCCTGACCCGTATCCATTTATTTTGTTAAATCTCATGCTATCCTGCCTTGCCGCACTGCAGGCACCTATCATCATGATGAGTCAAAACAGGCAAAGCCAGAAAGACTCGCTCCGAAGCCAATATGATTATCACACTGACTTAAAGAGTGAATTAATATTAGAAAAGCTTCACGACCAGATGCTCGAGATTGAGAAGAACCAGAAGGAAATTATAGAACAATTGAACAAACTTAAAAAGCAGGAGAGGTTGTAA
- a CDS encoding 5-methyltetrahydropteroyltriglutamate--homocysteine S-methyltransferase — translation MTIHIQESTKITAPFRYDHVGSLLRTEPLKQAREDYKAGTITYEELKNVENAEIIHLIEKQKENGLIGVTDGEFRRSWWHFDFLGGLDGVDYYEKETGLSFHKMETRKEGIRVSGQIDFSDHPFLEHFRFVQEHAGDAVVKQTIPSPNMLLYRADINDDRYQDREKLLQDTIAAYQKAIQAFYDAGCRYLQLDDTAWSDLFSEEGHNKLRAKGLDPAEELLVMQRMINETIANKPEDLAVTMHICRGNYKSNYFSSGGYDYASEVIFGGLNVDGLFLEFDDERSGSFEPLKYVNRKDLKIVLGLLTSKNGELEDKEAIKARIAEAAKYVPLEQLCLSPQCGFSSTEEGNILTEEEQWRKLRFVKEIAEEVWQ, via the coding sequence ATGACTATCCACATTCAAGAAAGTACAAAAATCACTGCACCATTCCGTTACGATCACGTTGGCAGCTTATTGCGCACGGAGCCTCTTAAACAGGCAAGAGAGGATTATAAAGCTGGTACCATTACATACGAGGAATTGAAGAATGTCGAGAATGCAGAAATCATTCACCTTATCGAAAAGCAAAAGGAAAATGGATTAATTGGGGTAACGGATGGGGAATTCCGCCGAAGCTGGTGGCATTTTGACTTCTTAGGCGGTCTTGATGGCGTTGACTATTATGAAAAGGAGACGGGTCTTAGCTTTCACAAGATGGAGACACGCAAGGAAGGAATTCGTGTTAGTGGCCAGATTGATTTCTCGGACCATCCATTTCTGGAGCATTTCCGATTTGTACAGGAGCATGCGGGTGATGCTGTCGTCAAACAAACTATCCCGAGCCCGAATATGCTTCTCTATCGTGCGGATATAAATGATGATAGATATCAAGACCGGGAGAAGCTTTTGCAAGATACGATTGCCGCTTATCAAAAGGCTATTCAAGCCTTTTATGATGCAGGCTGCCGATACCTGCAGCTGGATGATACAGCATGGTCTGATCTCTTTTCAGAAGAAGGTCACAACAAGCTGCGGGCAAAGGGCTTGGACCCTGCAGAGGAGCTGCTGGTCATGCAGCGGATGATTAACGAGACGATTGCCAATAAACCAGAGGACTTGGCTGTGACGATGCATATTTGCCGCGGGAATTATAAATCGAATTATTTCTCAAGCGGGGGATATGATTATGCCTCTGAGGTAATATTCGGCGGCCTTAATGTTGATGGTTTATTCCTCGAGTTTGATGATGAGCGTTCAGGAAGCTTTGAACCATTGAAATACGTTAATCGCAAGGATTTGAAGATCGTGCTTGGCTTGCTAACATCTAAGAATGGCGAATTGGAGGATAAAGAAGCCATAAAAGCACGGATTGCAGAAGCGGCAAAATATGTTCCGCTTGAGCAGTTGTGCTTAAGCCCCCAATGCGGCTTCTCCTCTACGGAGGAAGGAAATATTCTAACGGAAGAGGAGCAATGGCGCAAGCTTCGTTTTGTAAAAGAAATTGCTGAAGAGGTTTGGCAGTAA
- a CDS encoding DUF2075 domain-containing protein: MGQVDIETMAFNKESINRMNGFYIDYPVVYFLNNDTTVYIGETVAVKNRMRDHLKNHERKSLKKMSIIKHEKFNRSATYNIETKLINYFLADERYKLQNKSQTVKSVMHNYYEKKFFDEEVFDDIWTELLKREMVDHSRQAIENKDVFKLSPFKEMTIGQLELQQEIIEVCEKHINDEVRFVFIIKGEAGVGKSVVLSSVFNKIQELSKDKDSPLYKTDNYLLVNHSEMLKTYKKIAGNVKALSKKHFEKPTSFINRRKKLGHRADIVLVDEAHLLLTKSDSYNNFTEENHLEEIIRHSKIAIVVFDDKQVLKMKSYWDEEKLKQVTKGCQKGDYVLKNQFRIRASDALVNWIDQFVEKKLSPMPIEDKYDFRIFDSAAEMYEVIQQMDRKHGLARIVSTFDYVHKKDGEAYYVEEGNFKLPWNNDYGNRTWAEEAETIREVGSIYTIQGFDLNYVGVILGPSIGYDKDSDTLKVYPDQYKDIEAFRGRSDYENSEEIMEKIILNSLNVLMKRGVHGLYIYAHDSNLRKRLLELEAERFSWRK, translated from the coding sequence ATGGGACAAGTGGATATAGAGACGATGGCATTTAATAAGGAATCAATTAATCGCATGAACGGCTTTTATATCGACTATCCTGTCGTTTATTTTTTGAATAATGATACGACTGTATACATAGGAGAGACAGTGGCTGTCAAAAATCGAATGAGGGACCATTTGAAGAATCATGAACGGAAATCTTTAAAGAAAATGTCCATTATCAAGCATGAGAAATTCAACCGTTCTGCAACTTATAATATTGAGACGAAGCTGATTAATTATTTCTTGGCAGATGAGCGCTACAAGCTGCAGAATAAGAGTCAGACTGTTAAGAGCGTGATGCATAATTATTATGAGAAAAAGTTCTTTGACGAAGAGGTATTTGATGATATTTGGACAGAGCTCTTAAAGAGGGAGATGGTCGACCATTCCAGGCAGGCGATTGAGAATAAGGATGTTTTTAAGCTTTCTCCATTTAAAGAGATGACGATTGGCCAGCTGGAGTTACAGCAGGAAATCATCGAAGTCTGCGAAAAACATATTAATGATGAGGTCCGATTTGTTTTCATCATTAAAGGGGAAGCCGGTGTCGGAAAGAGTGTAGTCCTCAGCTCTGTTTTCAATAAAATTCAGGAGCTATCAAAGGATAAGGATAGTCCTTTGTATAAGACGGATAACTATCTATTGGTCAATCATTCGGAAATGTTAAAAACGTATAAAAAGATCGCCGGGAATGTGAAGGCACTCTCTAAGAAACATTTCGAGAAACCAACAAGCTTTATTAACAGGCGCAAGAAGCTGGGGCATCGGGCGGATATTGTCTTAGTGGATGAAGCTCATTTACTGCTAACTAAATCCGACAGCTATAATAATTTCACGGAAGAAAATCATCTCGAGGAAATTATCCGACACAGCAAGATTGCGATTGTCGTTTTTGATGATAAGCAAGTCCTGAAGATGAAAAGCTATTGGGATGAGGAGAAGCTGAAACAAGTTACAAAAGGCTGTCAAAAGGGAGACTATGTCCTAAAGAACCAGTTTCGAATACGCGCCTCCGATGCTCTCGTCAATTGGATAGATCAGTTTGTCGAAAAGAAACTTAGCCCGATGCCAATTGAAGACAAGTATGATTTTCGGATTTTTGACTCGGCCGCTGAGATGTATGAGGTCATCCAACAAATGGACCGCAAGCATGGACTGGCTCGAATTGTTTCAACCTTTGACTATGTTCATAAGAAAGATGGAGAAGCCTATTATGTCGAAGAAGGAAACTTCAAGCTTCCCTGGAATAATGATTATGGAAACCGTACATGGGCCGAGGAAGCTGAGACAATCAGGGAAGTCGGCTCCATTTATACGATTCAAGGCTTTGATTTAAACTATGTTGGAGTCATTCTAGGCCCGTCAATAGGCTATGATAAAGATTCTGATACACTGAAAGTTTACCCGGATCAGTATAAGGATATTGAGGCCTTCAGGGGCAGAAGCGACTATGAAAACAGTGAAGAAATCATGGAGAAGATTATCTTGAATTCGCTGAATGTCCTGATGAAGAGGGGAGTTCATGGGTTGTATATATATGCCCATGATTCGAATCTAAGAAAGAGACTATTGGAACTTGAAGCAGAGAGATTCTCATGGAGGAAGTGA
- a CDS encoding LysR family transcriptional regulator, whose product MTLQQLKYVIEVARSRSISKAAQNLFISQPSLSNALKELENELGIVMFIRTNKGITMTPEGVEFLGYARQVVEQADLLENRYAGAQSTQQHFSVSSQHYAFAVSAFVRLLKNYHREDYEFSLRETKTYEIIEDVKNLHSEIGILYLNDFNEKVISKFLREGNLIFHQLFTARPHVFISSGNPLAKQEYVTLNDLLPYPYLSFEQGDYNSFYFSEEILSTISRPKNIHVSDRATLFNLLIGLNGYTISTGVISRELNGSDIVSVPLRVDEEIRVGYITHKNVKNSPLANIYIEYLKDTIVEEQALL is encoded by the coding sequence ATGACGCTGCAACAGTTGAAATATGTAATTGAAGTCGCGAGAAGCCGCTCGATCAGTAAAGCTGCACAAAATCTGTTCATCAGTCAGCCGAGTTTATCTAATGCACTGAAGGAATTAGAGAATGAGCTTGGAATCGTGATGTTCATCCGGACAAATAAAGGAATCACGATGACACCTGAGGGAGTGGAGTTCCTCGGTTATGCGAGGCAGGTGGTGGAACAGGCGGATTTGCTGGAGAACCGCTATGCGGGTGCGCAGTCAACCCAGCAGCATTTCTCGGTCTCCTCCCAGCATTATGCGTTTGCGGTCAGTGCATTTGTGCGCCTGTTGAAGAATTATCATCGTGAGGATTATGAGTTCTCGTTACGGGAGACGAAGACGTATGAAATCATCGAGGATGTGAAGAATCTGCATAGCGAGATTGGCATCCTCTATTTGAACGATTTCAACGAGAAGGTGATTTCGAAATTCCTGCGGGAAGGGAATCTCATCTTTCATCAGCTGTTTACGGCGAGACCTCATGTATTCATCAGCTCGGGCAATCCGTTGGCGAAACAGGAATATGTGACCTTAAACGATCTCCTCCCTTATCCATACCTATCGTTTGAGCAAGGGGATTATAATTCCTTTTATTTCTCGGAGGAAATCTTAAGTACAATTTCACGGCCGAAGAATATTCATGTCAGTGACCGTGCCACTTTGTTTAATCTATTGATTGGCCTGAATGGCTATACAATCTCCACAGGTGTCATCAGCCGCGAACTGAATGGATCAGACATTGTGTCTGTACCACTGCGTGTTGATGAAGAAATCAGGGTCGGCTATATTACACATAAAAATGTGAAGAACAGCCCGCTTGCCAATATTTATATCGAGTATTTAAAGGATACAATCGTTGAAGAGCAAGCTTTGCTATAG
- a CDS encoding MFS transporter, with translation MMFDGYDVVIYGATIPFLKAEWGISDMMAGSISSYTTIGTAMGAVIFGLYSDRFGRRRLILFTTFLFSFFTLLSGFAPTPLLFIICRVIAGLGFGGVMPNIAALISEYAPMKHRAAIISLIFCGYSVGAMLASFSGQLLLERFGWQLYRSWHCPS, from the coding sequence ATGATGTTCGATGGCTATGATGTTGTCATTTATGGTGCAACGATTCCATTTCTAAAAGCGGAATGGGGGATCTCGGACATGATGGCGGGGTCAATCAGCAGCTATACGACAATTGGGACAGCAATGGGTGCAGTAATTTTTGGCCTATATTCAGACCGATTTGGAAGAAGGCGCTTGATTTTATTTACGACTTTCTTGTTTAGCTTCTTTACGTTATTATCTGGTTTTGCGCCGACACCGCTTCTTTTTATTATTTGCCGGGTTATTGCGGGATTAGGTTTTGGAGGGGTAATGCCGAATATTGCGGCGTTAATCTCTGAATATGCTCCTATGAAGCATCGTGCCGCTATCATTTCCCTCATCTTTTGCGGGTACTCCGTTGGGGCGATGCTCGCCTCCTTTAGCGGACAACTATTACTTGAGAGATTCGGGTGGCAGCTTTACCGCTCCTGGCACTGCCCTTCATAA
- a CDS encoding DMT family transporter — translation MAWISLILAGVCEMIGVAMMNKWNNDGKWTSILLLILGFGASFLFLSLAMETLPMGTAYAIWTGIGASGGAIVGMLIYGESKNWRRVLFIFMILGSAVGLKLVS, via the coding sequence ATGGCATGGATATCGTTAATTTTAGCCGGAGTATGTGAAATGATTGGTGTGGCAATGATGAATAAATGGAATAATGACGGCAAATGGACGTCGATTCTTTTGCTGATTCTCGGATTCGGTGCAAGCTTCCTTTTCCTTTCACTTGCCATGGAGACATTGCCAATGGGAACTGCCTATGCCATCTGGACCGGCATTGGTGCCTCTGGAGGTGCTATCGTCGGAATGCTGATTTACGGCGAATCAAAGAACTGGCGCAGGGTTTTGTTTATCTTCATGATTCTCGGGTCGGCTGTTGGATTGAAGCTAGTTTCCTAG